The Rhodospirillales bacterium genome includes the window CCGCCGTATGATCGTATTTCACTTTGCCGCCCGCGCCGCGCGGCCCGTGCTGTTTGCGCTATTCGTGCTACTGCTGGCGCTTCCTGCCCTGTCTGCCCGCGCTGCCGGTGATGACGGCACGGCCGCCTTCAACGTCATTCGCCAGTTTTACGCCGAACGCGATTACAAACCGTTATGGACCGCCGGCGCTGCCGGAAGCGAACATTTTACCCCGGCCGCCCGCGCGTTGCCTGGCATGCTGGCGGGCGCGGCGCGCCACGGCATCGACCCGGAAACCTATGGCGTCGCGCGGATGCGGGCGATGCTCTCGAACGATCCGCCGGCGGGGCAGGAAGCCTACCGTCAGGCGGAGCTGTTCTTCACCTATAACCTTTACGCCTATGCCAGCGATCTAGCGGGTATGAAGCTCGACGCCGCGACGCTGGCCAGCGTGGTCGATGGTGATATCGCCGACAATCTGGCCTCGCTGGCGCCGGATACGAAACTCTATCACGCGTTGCAAGAACGCCTCGCGCTGCTGGATGCCGAACATGCGACACCCACCGCTGGCGTGCCCGATACGCTGTCTTTCGGGCGCAACATGTTCCGTCCGGGGATGAGCGCGCCGATGGTGCCCCTTTTGCGCGCGCGCATGGTGTCCTTCGGCGCCTTCGACGACCTGCCCGCCGACGCGGGACAGGCGCCGACCCTGTACGATAAACAGCTGGCCCGCGCGGTCGGACGCTTCCAGAACGAATACGGCCTGACCGACGACGGCACGATCGGGCCGGTGACCCTGAAGGTTCTTAACCGCGGGGGGACGGAGGAGCGCGAGCAGGTTATCGCCAACCTCCAGCGCCTGCGCGAACCGCACCGCCGCCTGCGCGAGGACCGGCGGGTCGAGGTGTCGATCGCGCGCTATTGGCTCAAGGCCTATGACGCCGGACGCGAGGTGCTCTCGATGCCGGTGATCGTGGGCCAGCCGAAACGCCAGACCATTTCCTTCCGCGCCGAGATCACGGGGGTGCGCCTTAACCCCACCTGGTCGGTGCCGCCCACGATCAAAAAGGAAGATTTCATTCCCCAGCTTTTGCGCGATCCGGCCCGGCTGATGCGCCGCCACCCGGTCAAGGTCTATCACGATGGCCGCAACGTCGACCCGACCCGGGTCGACTGGTCGCAGATGAGCCCGCATGAATTGATGCAGGTCGCCTTCACCCAGCCCGCGGGTGATGGCAACCCGCTGGGGCGGTATCGTGTCATTATGGCCAATCCATACGACATCTATCTGCACGACACCAACCACCCGGAACTGTTCCGCGAATCGATGCGGGCGCAAAGCTCGGGTTGCGTAAGATTGTCCCGTCCGGAGGATCTGGCGGCCTTTATCCTGAACGGAAAACAGGACTGGAATGCCGAGAAAACAGCCAAAATCGTTAAAAGTAGCCAGACTACGGATGTGGTTATTGAAAATAAAATACCGATATATCTTGACTACCTGACCGCATGGTTTAATGATCGCGACCAGCTTATTCTGGGCGTCGATGTTTACGGACTCGATAAACCCCGGTATGATGCTTTGGTTAAAAATGGATTAACAACCCAAAGGAATGCCCAATCGATCCTTGCCAGGGTGCCGGATATTCTTGAACCGCCACTCGCCGAAGCGCATCTGGAGCCTTCCGGATCCTCGGACCACAAAGGGGAAGTGATCGCCTCCCAATCCACCAACTAAGGACAGTCCAGCCGACGCTGCTCCAAGACAAGGGATTTGCGAATGAAGAATTTTCTGACGAGAAGAAGCATCCTCAAAACCGGTCTGGCCGGTTTTGCGGGCCTTGCCGCCAGCCTTGCCGGTATTCTGCCTGCCGCCGCGCGGGAAACCATCGGTTACAGCATTTCCATTAAAAACGTCCACACGGGCGAAACCTTTAATGGCGTTTACCGCGTCGGCGGCTATTACGTGCCGCGCGCCTTCCGCCAGATCAACCATGTCATGCGCGACCATTACGACGGCACGCTGCATCCGATCGACCCGCGTCTGGTCGATGTGCTGGCCCGCCTGCAGAAACGCTGCGCTTGCAACCAGCCGCTGACCATCCTTTCCGGCTACCGCAGCCCGACGACCAACGCGATGCTGCGCCGCGAATCGCCCAACGTCGCCAAAAACTCCTTCCATATGAAGGGTCAGGCGGCGGATATCCGCGTTCCTGGCAGCACGACCAGCGAAGTACGGCAGGTCGCCCTGTCCCTGCGTGCGGGTGGTGTGGGTTATTATCCCCGCCACGAATTCGTCCATGTCGATACGGGCGACGTACGCACCTGGGTTGCTTAACAAAAAATACAAAGAAAACAAATAAAGCCCTGATTTCAGGGTTTTTTTGTTTTTTAGGGTGCCTTTTGCCGTGTTAGATCGGGTGGTGGGGGTG containing:
- a CDS encoding L,D-transpeptidase family protein; this encodes MIVFHFAARAARPVLFALFVLLLALPALSARAAGDDGTAAFNVIRQFYAERDYKPLWTAGAAGSEHFTPAARALPGMLAGAARHGIDPETYGVARMRAMLSNDPPAGQEAYRQAELFFTYNLYAYASDLAGMKLDAATLASVVDGDIADNLASLAPDTKLYHALQERLALLDAEHATPTAGVPDTLSFGRNMFRPGMSAPMVPLLRARMVSFGAFDDLPADAGQAPTLYDKQLARAVGRFQNEYGLTDDGTIGPVTLKVLNRGGTEEREQVIANLQRLREPHRRLREDRRVEVSIARYWLKAYDAGREVLSMPVIVGQPKRQTISFRAEITGVRLNPTWSVPPTIKKEDFIPQLLRDPARLMRRHPVKVYHDGRNVDPTRVDWSQMSPHELMQVAFTQPAGDGNPLGRYRVIMANPYDIYLHDTNHPELFRESMRAQSSGCVRLSRPEDLAAFILNGKQDWNAEKTAKIVKSSQTTDVVIENKIPIYLDYLTAWFNDRDQLILGVDVYGLDKPRYDALVKNGLTTQRNAQSILARVPDILEPPLAEAHLEPSGSSDHKGEVIASQSTN
- a CDS encoding DUF882 domain-containing protein, translating into MKNFLTRRSILKTGLAGFAGLAASLAGILPAAARETIGYSISIKNVHTGETFNGVYRVGGYYVPRAFRQINHVMRDHYDGTLHPIDPRLVDVLARLQKRCACNQPLTILSGYRSPTTNAMLRRESPNVAKNSFHMKGQAADIRVPGSTTSEVRQVALSLRAGGVGYYPRHEFVHVDTGDVRTWVA